GTTCCGGGCGTCGGACGACGCGACGTCCGGTTCGGTCATCGAGAAGCCCGACCGGATCCGGCCGTCGAGCAGCGGCTCGAGCCACCGCTGCTTCTGCTCGTCCGTGCCGAACATGTGGAGGATCTCCATGTTCCCGGTCGAGGGCGCGGAACAGTTCAGCGCCTCGGGCGCGATGTACGGCGACCGGCCGGTGACCTCCGCGATGTGCGCATAGTCCAGGTGCGTCAGTCCGGACAGCGCAGGCAGGAAGAGGTTCCACATGCCCTGCCGCCGGGCCTCGGTCTTGAGTTCCTCGACGATCGGCGGCAGGACGTGGCTGTGCGGCCCGTCGGCCTCGAGTTGCTTCGCGTACACCGCCTCGGCGGGATACACGTACTCGTCCATGAACTTTTCGAGCCGCTCGATGATCTCGCGGGCTTCGGGACTCGGTGACAGATCCACCAGGTGTTCCTTTCGATTCGAGGGTGGAAGGCGGCTATCCGGCGGCGGACGTCAGGACGACCTTGCCGAGCGCACGACGCCCCATCACTACGTCGAGCGCCGCGGCGGCGTCGGACAGCGGGAACGTCTCGCTCACATGTGGTCGGAGAACGCCCCGTTCGTACCAGCCGAACAGCCGATTCATGTTGTCGGCGTTGCGTTCCGGGTTGCGTTTCGCCCACGCTCCCCACAACACGCCGTGCAGGGAGCCCGAGGAGACCAGGAGCCGGTTCATCCCGACCTTGGGGATGTCGCCCGAGGCGTACCCGACCGTCAGGTACCGCCCTCCCCACGCGAGCGAGCGGATCGCCGCCTGCGCGTGCTCTCCGCCGACCGGGTCGTACACGACGTCGACCCCGGCGCCCGTGAGCTCGGTGATCCGCGCTCTCGGATCCTCGCTGGAGTAGTCGATCGTCTCGTCCGCGCCGCGCGCGCGGCACAGCTCCAGCTTCTCCGGGCTCGACGCCGCCGCGATCACCCGGGCCCCGAGGGCCTTGCCGATCTCGACGGCCGCCAGCCCCACACCACCCGACGCCCCGAGCACCAGCAGGGTCTCCCCCGCCCGCAGGTCGGCGCGATCGACCAGGCCGTGGCAGGACGTCCCGTATGTGACGGCGAATCCGGCGGCGTCCGTGTAGGACAGCGAATCCGGGATCGGGAACACCATGGTCGCGGGAACGGCCACCTGCTCGGCGTAGCCACCCATGCCGCAGAACGCGAGCACGCGGGCGCCGACGGCGATACCGGTGACGTCGGCACCGACGGCCCGCACCACCCCGGCCGCCTCGGAGCCGGGAACGAACGGCAGCGGGGGTTTGGTCTGGTAGTTGCCGGACACGATGAGCCCGTCGGGGAAGTTCACGCCAGCAGCGTGCACCTCGACCAGCACCTGATCGGGTCCGACGGTCGGAGGGTCGACGTCCTCGTACCTGAGCGTATCGGGCGTGCCGAGGGCCCGACAGAGCTGCGCCTTCACGGTGCCACCCCGGTGACGAACGTCGCCCACGCCTTGACCGCGAGTCCGCCTGTCTGCCGGGCACAGTCGAGCTCGAGATCGATCTTGCCGACGCCGTCGTCCTCGTATTCCCGCAGGATCATCGCGGTGCAGGTGAGCACGTCGTCGGGCCACACCTGTTCGAGGAACCGGACCCGGTAGGACCGGATGTTCTCGGCGCCGAGCCAGTCGCTCGCGTAGGTCGCGAGCAGCCCGGCCTGGAACATGCCCACCGAGAACGGCGACGGGTACCCGGACGCCTCCGCGAACGTCTGGTCGTGGTGGATCGGGTTCATGTCTCCCGACGCCCCCTGGTAGCGGACGAAGTCGGTCCGGGTGACCGGTCCGACCGTCCAGGGTGCCGGCAGGGTCCGAGTGGTGGTCATGCGTCCTCCGTTGCGGGTCGGGCGGTTTCGACGCCGGTCATGGTTGCGCGGGCCACGACGGTGCCGGTGTCGTCGACGAAGTCGGTGACCATCACCGCGAACGTCAGCTCGCCGCCGCGGCGGCCCTGTTTGGTGTAGACGTCGGTGATGCGGGACGTGCAGCGCAGCCGCGTCCCCGCGGCGGGCGGCGGGCCGAAGAACTCGTACTGCTGCTCGGCGTGCAGCCCGCGTTTGCCGTCGAATTCAACTGCTTTCCAGGGGTTTCCTTCCGGCGGCGCCCAGAAGTTGATGGTGGTGAGGAAGGTCGGTGGCGACACCGCATCCTCACGCTCGAGATAGTCGGGATTCGACGAGTAGGTCGCGACCGCGAACTCCCGGATCTTGCCGCGTTCGACATCGAGGTCGTAGGTCTTACCTTCGGTGCCGACGGCGTCTGCGTTTGCCATGTTCCCTCCAGGGATGTGCGGATCGAATCAGGCGTGCTGACTGCTGACGGAGACGACCTCACCGGTCATGTACGACGAGTAGTCGCTGGCCAGGAACACCATCACGTTGGCGATCTCCCACGGCTCGGCAGCGCGCCCGAAAGCCTCACGCGCACTGAGTTGTCCGAGAAGCTCGTCGGTCGTCACCTTGGCCAGGTGCGCGTGCATCGCGATGCTGGGCGACACCGCGTTGACGCGGATACCGTGCTCGGCCACGTCCAGCGCCGAGCAGCGGGTCAGGGCCATCACGCCCGCCTTCGCGGCGGCGTAGTGCGCCTGACCGGCCTGGGCGCGCCACCCGATCACCGACGCGTTGTTGATGATCACACCGCTGCGGCGCGGCACCATGTGCCGCAGCACCGACCGGGTCGCGCGGAAGGTGCTGGTGAGCGTGACATCGAGGACCGAGTTCCACTCGTCGTCGGTCATGTCCGTCACGCTCGCCGTGCCGCCGAGGCCGGCGTTGTTCACCAGCACGTCGACGGCGCCGTACTCGGCGACCGCACCGTCCATCAGGTCGTCGATCTGTCGCTGGTCGGTCACGTCGCACACGATCGTGAGAGGCCTCGAGCCGAACTCGGACTCGATCCGGTCCGCCGCCTCGGCCAGCCGCCGCTCGTGCCGGTCGCTGATCGTCAACCGGGCCCCCTCGGCGGCGAACCGCTGCGCCGCAGCGAAGCCGATGCCGGTACCGGCGGCCGCGGTGACGACCACGGACCGGCCCTGGACGAGACCGTGCGCCGGGCCCGGGGTGGGTGTCGTGAACTCAGACAAGGCCGCTCATCTCCTGCACCAGCTCGTCGACGGTCCAGCGGGCACCCTTGTCGATGATCTTCCCGTACTGCCAGCCGAGGAACTGTCGGATCTCGCCGCCCTTGGCGTAGAACACCGAACCACTGGCGGGGCACTGCTCGGTGAGCAGGTACGCGACGACCGGCGAGACGTTGCCCGGGTGGTAGACGTCGAACGCCTCCGGGTCCGAGGGCACGGCCACCATGTCCTTGATCCCCGGGACGTCCTCGGTCATGCGGGTGCGGGCGACCGGGGTGATGGCGTTGCAGCGGATCCCGTAGCGCCCCAACTCCTGCGCCAGGATCACCGTCAGCGACGCGATCCCGGCCTTGGCGGCACCGTAGTTGCTCTGGCCGACGGCACCGAGTAGGCCGGAGGTGCTCGACACGTTCACGATCGACGCATTGACGTCGTCGCCGGCCTTGGATCGGTCGCGCCAGTGCGCACCGAAGATCCGGCACGGCGCGAACGTCGCCCGCAGCTGTCCGGTGATGACGTCGTCCCACTCGTCTTCGGCCATGTTGACGAACATGCGATCGCGCAGGATGCCGGCGTTGTTGACCAGTCCGTGCACCTCGCCGAAACTGCCGAGGGCGGTGTCGAGCAGGCTGTTCGCACCCTCGATCGTGGTGACGTCCGCGGCGTTCGCGACCGCGACGCCGCCCGCCGCGGTGATCTCGTCGGCGACGCGCACCGCCAACGCCGGGTCCGATCCCTTGCCGTCCGGACCGGCACCGGTGTCGTTGACGACCACGCGGGCGCCCTCCGCGGCGGCCAGCAACGCGTGCTCGCGGCCGATCCCGCGGCCCGCACCGGTCACCACGATCACACGATTGTCGAGCTGGTTCATCGTCGTCCTCCTGTCTGCATCAAATATTTGCTACGCACCGTCGGCGCGGGTCAGGCGCGCGAGTGTCGCCTCCGCCTCGGCCACGATGCGATCGATCAGTTCGGCGCAACTCGGCACGTCGTCGATCAGGCCGACGACCTGACCGGTCGCCATCACACCGATGTCGGCGTTGCCGTCGACGAGCGCCGAGCGGTACAGCATCGGCGCGTTGGCGGCCATGACGACCTGGCGCCAGCCGAGTTCGTGACTCTTCTTCATCTCGAGACCCTCGCGGATCATGTCCTTCCACGGGGTCCCCGAGAGCTTCTGGAAGGCAACGGCATTGCGCGCCGCGCGGAGCACGCGCTGCGGCCCCCGGGTGGATTCGAGCTGGTCGATGGTGCCGGCCCGGAGCACCCGCTGTGGCACGCCGTCGATCTCGAGCGTCACGACCGTGTCGTTGACGGACTTCGACAGGTAGACGTCCTTGACGGCCCGCGCCACTGGGGAGTCGCTGGTCAGCATGAACCGGGTTCCCATCGCGATGCCGTCGGCGCCGTACGCGAGCGCCGAGACCAGGCCGCGCCCGTCGAAGTAGCCACCGGCGGCGATCACCGGGATGTCGACGGCGTCGACCACCTGCGGCAGCAGCAGGCTCGTCGGGACGGCGCCCGTGTGACCGCCGCCCTCACCGCCCTGCACGACGACGGCGTCGACACCCCACTCCGCCACCTTCTCCGCGTGCCGGCGGGCACCGATCGACGGCACGACCACCAACCCGGCGTCCTTGAGCTTCGCGATCAGGTCCCGCTTGGGTGCGAGCGCGAACGACGCCACCTTGACGCCGGAGCGGATGAGCAGGTCGAGGCGTCTGCCGACGTCCTCCTGGTTGGCGCGCAGGTTCACGCCGAACGGCGCGTCGGTGCGGTCCTTGACGTAGTTGATCGCCTGCTCGAGCTCGTCGTAGCCGAGCATCCCGCCGGCGATGATCCCGAGACCGCCGGCCTCGGCGGTGGCCGCGGTGAGCTTGGCGTCGGAGACGTAGCCCATACCCGTCTGCACGATCGGGTACTTCACCCCGAACAGGTCGCACAGTCGGGTGTGCAGCGCGCTGCGGTTCGATTCGAGGATGGTCACGCGGGTACCTCCTTGTCGCGCAGGTTTCGTGGATCGATGACCATGCGGATCAGTTCGAGTTCCTCTGCGGTCGGAATACGGGTCTGCGGAACCGAGTCCGGGGTCACGAGGTCGAATCCCGTGGCGGCCACGACGTCGTCGACCGTGACGCCGGGATGGACCGACACCAGCCGCAGCCGGCCCGTGTCGGGTGTGAAGTCCAGGACCGCCAGATCCGTGACCACCCTTCGCAGTTCGTGGTAGCGGGTGGCCGCCGGCCCCGCCTTGCGCGCATTGTCGTAGCCTACGCCCGACACCATGTCGACCTTGGGCACGAACACCCGGGTGCTGTGCTTGGGCACCCAGTAGCTGGTGGGGTGGTAGACGGTGTTGCCCGGGGCACCGCGCACGCCCAGCAATTGCACCTTCGGCTGCGCATGATCGCCGATCGCGGAGATGTTGCAGTTGCCGTGCGTGTCGAGCTGGGTGGGGATCATCATGATGTGGCGCTTGCCGTTCCACACGAGATCGAAGATCTGGTTGAACGGCAGCCACGCCTCGACGTCGCCCTCGGCGGCGCCGCCGACGGCCCACGTGCCGCGGACCGCGCTGGCCTCACCGTCGGAGACCACGAGATCGGGCTCGAACGTGTGCCGTGCCAGGCGGACCCCGATCGCCGGGATGGTTCCGAACGCGCTGGCGATCACCTCACCGTTGCCGCGGTACGCCTCGGCGCATGCCACCACGCACACTTCCGCTCGCGTCGCTGCACTCATGCCGAAGCCTCCTCGCGCTCGTCGCGCACCGCACGCTGATACTCCGCTTCCGGGACCGCCAGGTAGCGGTCGACGAAGGCCTGCCACTTCTCCGGGTCCTTTGCCGCCGAGACGTATTCCCGCTGGAAGGCCTCGTCGCGGTCGTAGTCCGGGATGCACGAAGTGAAATGAGCACCCCCGGGTGCGGCGACCACTCCCGAGACCAGCAGGCGGGGAATCCGAATCGTCGACGGATGGGCCTCGGCGGTGAGTTCGGCCGTCGGGACGATGCGCTCACAGGAGACGTACACCTGCTCGGCGGCCATGCAGAACAGGTCGTCGAAGTACAGGTCCGGACCCAGGTACTGCGCGTTGCCGTGGGCATCCGCCCGGTTCATGTGCACGAGCGCCGCGTCGAGCGGGATGGCCGGCATCGCGACCAGCGTCTCGTCACCGTACGGGTCTGTGACCGTTCGCAACTCGGGATTGACGCGCATGACGTCCGAGCCCAGGCCGGCCCGCGTCGGCAGGTACGGCGACCGGATCCCCGCGGCGTACAGGCCCCACTGCAGCATGCCCTCGTCGTACTCGCTGACCTCGATCCGGCCCTCCTGACGGGCGGCGCGGAAGTGCGGGTCGAGCGGAATCGAGTCGAGCGAGACGAATCCGAAGACGACCTTGCGCACCTTGCGCGCGGCACACAGCAGACCCACGTCCGCGCCGCCGTAGGACACGACGGTGAGATCGTCGACGTCCGACCGCAGGATCTCCCGGACGAGCGACATCGGCTTCCGCCGGGATCCCCAGCCGCCGATCCCGATGGTCATTCCGGACCTGAGCCGGCCGACCACCTCTTTCTCAGTCATTGTCTTGTCCGACAATTTGTTCCATCCTTCGTCGATGTGCCACCGGCTCCCGGAGACCGGAACCGGTGGATGTATCAAACATTTGCTGCGCGATGCACGGCCCGATCACGGCACGTACTCGCGCATCCACTTCAGACCGCGGGCCAGCGCACTCTCGGCGCCCTCCTCGTCGATCGCCGGGCCGAGAAGTTCCAGGTCCACGACGCCGGCGTAACCCAGTTCGCGAACCTCACGCACCATTCGCGCCAGCGGTATGTGCCCGTCCCCCGGCACCCACCGGTCCGGCACCGAGGTGGCCTCGACCCGGTGGTCACCGATCTGCACCAGCCGGATCAGGTCGAGGTTGTCGGCGAGCGTGCGCATCAGTCCGCGCTCCTGCCACGCCGAATACAGGTCGACGCACAGTCCGACACCCAACATGCGGGCCAGTTCCGCCGCATCCGCGACGGAGTGCACGAAACTGATCCCCGACCGGATCGACATCGTGTTCTCCAGCGCCAGGTCCACCCCGCATTCGCGAGCACGATCCACGAACGGCGCGAACCGCTCGAGCACCGCCGAGGCGGCGTCCTCCCAGGACAGCGCCCCGGACCCGCCGGATGTGAAACACACCGTGGAAGCGCCCATTTCCACCGCGGCATCGACGGCCTGCCGCAGGTTGGCGATGTTCGCGGCCCAGCCGGCGTCGTTGTCGGCCATCGCACGAACCCCACCCGCGACGAACTCGACGGGCAGGCCACCCGCCTCGATCGCCTCGATCGACTCCCGCCAGCCCTGACGCGTCATGGTGGCGGCGAGCAGCCCGAACCGGTCCGCCCCGATGCGGCGCAGCATCGCCAACGACTCCTCGACGGGCCGTTCGGCCGTCGCGGCCAGGCAGATACTGAGAGCGGGGAGTCCGTCAGCGGACGATACCCGAGACAACTGATGCACGAATCCTCCTGTCGCAGTGCAGGTGACGATGTCCACATCGTGGCGCCGTCGCAATGTAGCAAATGTTTGATGCGCCGTATAGTCTCGTTCCGAACCGGCGATCCGCGCCGGTCACCAGCAGTCCCGCACACGGAGGTAGACATGGAGTGGTCGGAGCGCCACACCCTGATCATGGAGCAGGCCGCAGAGCTGTTCGCGACGAAGGGCATCGCGGGGACCAAGGTCCGCGACATCGCGGACGGTGTGGGCATCCTGTCGGGGAGCCTCTATCACTACTTCCCGTCGAAGGACGCGATCGCCGACCTGATCGTCTCGCGCTACCTCGACGACCTCACCCACGAGTACAAGGAGATCCTCGAGTCGACGAGCGACCCGCGGACCCGTCTCGACGAACTGGTCAAGGCGTCGTTCCGCGTCAGCCAGGCCCATCCGCACGCGTCGGAGATCTACCAGAACAACGGGACGTATCTCCGTAAACTTCCCTCCCACAGGAAGATCCGAGCGGCCGCCCGGACCACCAAGGAAGCCTGGATGACGGTGATCGAGAAGGGCATCGCCGACGGCGCGTTCCGCTCCGATCTCCCCGCCGAACTGCTGTACGGGCTCATTCGCGACGCCGTCTGGCTGTCACTGCGTTGGTTCACCCCCACCGGCGATTTCGGAATCGACCAGCTCGCGGACTCCGTCGTGTCGGTGTTCCTGGAAGGTGTCCAGGCCAAGTCCTGACAGAAAGGTTTGCGATGAGCAGTCTCACCGATACCGGGATCCGCGACGAAGCGGTCTCGGCCTGGTTCGTCGAGCACATCGACGGTGTGCGCGGACCGGTGCGCCTCGAGCGCATCGCCGGCGGCCGCTCGAACCTGACCTATCTGGCGACCGACGAACCCGGCGCCCGATGGGTCCTGCGGCGGCCGCCGCTCGGCATGGCGCACTCGCGTGCCCACGACGTCCTGCGCGAGGCCGAGGTGCTCGACCGTCTGCGGGAGACCCCGGTCCCGGCGCCGCTCGTTGCCGGCAGGTGCGACGACGACGCCGTCACGGGTGCACCGTTCTTCGTGATGAACCACATCGACGGGGTGGTGCTCCGGGACCCCGAGACCGTCACGGCCACGGTGCCCGACGACCACCGGCCGGCGGTCGCAACCGCACTGGTGCGGGCGCTCGCCGACATGCACGCCGTCGACCCACGTGACGTCGGCTGGGGCGAACTCGCGGATCGTGACGACTACGTGTCCAGGCAGTTGCGGCGCTGGTCCACGAACTGGGCAGAGGACCGCGTCCGCGTCCTCGACGACATCGGCCGCGCCCACGACCGACTGGTCGAACGCATCCCGGTGCAGGGACCCGCACGTATCGTCCACGGCGACTTCCGCCTCGACAACTGCCTGTTCTCCCCCGACGGCACGATCGGCGGCATCCTCGACTGGGAGCTGGCGACCGTCGGAGACCCGCTCGCGGACCTCGGTCAGCTCCTCGCGTACTGGGCCCACCCCGACGACGAGGTGTGCGCACTCGAGAATCCGCCCACCCGGGTGCCCGGATTCCCGTCGCGCGACGCACTGATCGAGCAGTATCTCGCCGCCGTACGACCGGACACGGTGCCCGACATCGACTTCTACATCGCCTACAACTGGTGGAAGATCGCGTGCATCGTCGAGGGTGTCTACACGCGGACCCTGCGCGGCGCGATGGGCGCGAGCGACCGTTCCCCGGAGTCCTTCGGCGCCCAGGCCGAGCGGCTCGCGGCCCAGGCGTGGCGGTACGCGCAACGGCTCTGAACTCGGCCGTTCTACCCTGGGACCCATGTCGGCACCTCAACGCCCCACCTTCGGGCAGTACGTGGGATACCAGTTCGGGCGGACGCTGCCGCCGTCGCTGCAGGACTGGGTCCGCAACGATCTCGTCGGCCCCGGCGCCTCGGCGCGCTACCTGATCCGGTTCACGGTCCCGGTGCTGCCCATCCTCGCGCTGTTCCTGCTCATCCCCGGCCCGGTCTGGGTTCCGCTGGCGATGATGGCGCTGCTGTTCCTCCCGCTGGTGTACTTCGCGATCGCGCTGATGCGGGTGTACCGCCGGCACCGGCTGGAGAGCCACGGACTGGACCCCGACCTGGTCGCCGAGAAGGTGCAGCGTCGCGCCGAGCGGATCCGCGACGACTACGAGCGGCGTCACGGACGCGGCTGACCAGCCAAGTTACCGACCGGTCAACTAGGGTACCGGGTGAACCGACGAAGGGAAGTAACCATGAGCGAGCCGGTGGCCACCGCCGACTTGGCCGACGAGATCGGCCCGGAGATCCGCAGCTGCGACACCCAGTTCATCCAGTTCGGTGCACGGGCAGCGTTCTCCGGACCGGTCACCACCATCAAGTGCTTCCAGGACAACCTGCTGGTCAAGCAGACCCTCAGCGAGCCGGGCAACGGCGGCGTCCTGGTCGTCGACGGCGACGCGAGTGTGCACACGGCCCTGGTCGGCGACATCATCGCCGGGCGCGGCGTCTCCAACGGCTGGGCGGGCGTCATCGTCAACGGCGCGGTGCGCGACTCGGCGATCCTGCGCACCCTCGACATCGGCATCAAGGCGCTCGGCACCAACCCGCGCAAGAGCACCCAGACCGGTTCCGGCGAGAAGAACGTGCCGGTCTCCTTCGGCGGCGTCACCTTCAACCCGGGCGAGACGGTCTACAGCGACGACGACGGCGTCGTCGTCCGCTGACTCAGACGCGTCGCAGGTGGCCGGCGGTCCAGTCGGCCACCAGCGACCGCACCTCGGCGTCCACCGGTTCGCGCACGAGCTTCCGGTACACGCCCAGCGACGGCGGGTTCGGATCCCGTCGGAGCAGGTGCGTCAGATCCGGGACCCGCACGGTGTCCACGTTGCCCGGGACGAGGTCGGCGATCGCCGCGAGATCGTCCGGATCGACCTGGATGTCCTTTGCGCCCGTGATGGCCAGTACCGGCGAATAGTTCTCCCGTAGAAGTGGTTTCGGATCGAACTCCAGGAACTCCCGGAACCACCGCGCATTCACCTTGCGCGTGCCGAGGCGTGCGACGTCGCCCTCGCTGTGCGCCAGCTTGTCGAAGGCCTTGCGCTGCCTGGCCTGCACGTCGATCCGGAGCAACCCGAGGATCGACCGCACCGCACGCGGCTGTCCGTCGACCGCCTTGCCCAGTTGCCACAGCAGCACGGCCCGCCCGGTCGCCGCGGGCCCGGCCAACAGCACCACCGCCGCCGGCGCGCCGCCGTCGCGGGCACCGAGGGACATCGCCAGACAGGCGCCCTCGCTGTGACCGATCACCGCGACCGCATCCCGTACGAATTCCCCTGTCGTGCGCAGCCATTCGACGGCGGCAGCGGCGTCCGCCAGGTTGTCGCCGAACCCCGCGGTCATGTAGTCGCCGCCCGACGCGCCGACGCCACGCTTGTCGTACCGCAGCGACGCCACCCCGTTCCGCGCCAGTGCGTGCGCGATCGCCCGGCTGACCCCGATCGGCATCCGGGGGTGGTCGCCGTCCCGATCGATCTCACCGGAGCCGCCCAGGACCAGGGCCACCGGACCCGACTCTCCCCCGCTCGGCACCGCGAGCATGCCCGCCAGCGTCGTCCCGTCGAAGGATTCGAAGGTCACCTCCCGCTCGGTGAACTCGGGCCGCCCCGCCGACAGCGCTTCGCGCACCCGCTGCGCGACGGCCGTCGCATCCGGGGTGGTGACGATCAACCGGTCGAAGTCCGCGCCGGCCGCGGTGCCGACGGTGTGCACCCGCAAAGCGGGCACGCCGCGGTGGGCGACGGCGAACGTCCGCAGTCCCCCGCCGCGCCACGTGCCGATCCGGACCCGACCGGGAACCGCGAGACCCGGCGCACGCATGCCGCGTATGTTCGCGAAGGCGTCGGCGACGACGTCGACGTCGCGGACGTACCCGAGCGGGATGGTGATGTCGCCGCGCAGCCCCGCAACCTTCTCCCCGCGGGACAGCATGATCGTCAGCGCACTCGCGGTCACCGTCATCTCGGCCATGGTGTTCCTCCGTCCACCCGCGGAGTGCCGTTCTCACCGACGAGAACGCCGTCGAACATCAGTATGCCCGGTCGCCGACGAGCGCGAACGCAGACAGCGGGGCCGACGGATCGATCCGTCGACCCCGCCCGGGACGCGCTACCGGCCGCCCCTCCCGTGGCGGCGCAGCAGCACCTGGGTCGAGTGCCGGTAGGACGCGGGACGCGCGGGCAGGAACCACTGCGACAGTCGGGTGAGCGGCCCGACGTTCGCATCGATCTCGTCCAGCACCTCGTCGACCTGCCGCAACGAGAACGGAATGATGTTCGTGCCGCGGGCCGGCTTGCCCTCGCTGCGTTCGATCATCCAGTCCAGCCGCATCCGCACGAAGGCGCGCCGCTCCTCGAGCGCCGGCAACTGCGTGCCACCGAGCATGTGATCGGCCGTCCACAGTGCGGCGGCCTCGGCGCTGAGCGGGCTGAACAGCGACGAGCCGTATCCGACGAAGTACAGATTCGGGACGTCGAGCGGCAGAATCTGCCGGTAGAGCAGGAAGTTGCCCTCGTCGTCGGTCAGCCGGTCCTGCATCTCCTCCGTCAGGAACGGCACCCGCTGCTGGAAGCCGGTGGCGCACACGACGACATCCGCGGGCACCACGGTGCCGTCGCTGAGCTCTGCGACCGGCTTGCCGTCCTTCTCGTGCAGCGCGGAGATGACGGTTCCGCGGCGCACCCCGATCGTGCCGTCCGCCACCTTCTCGTAGAACTGCTCCGTCGCCAGGCTCACCGCGTGCCGGACGATCCGCTCGAACGAG
This genomic stretch from Prescottella soli harbors:
- a CDS encoding DUF5313 family protein, whose amino-acid sequence is MSAPQRPTFGQYVGYQFGRTLPPSLQDWVRNDLVGPGASARYLIRFTVPVLPILALFLLIPGPVWVPLAMMALLFLPLVYFAIALMRVYRRHRLESHGLDPDLVAEKVQRRAERIRDDYERRHGRG
- the rraA gene encoding ribonuclease E activity regulator RraA; the encoded protein is MSEPVATADLADEIGPEIRSCDTQFIQFGARAAFSGPVTTIKCFQDNLLVKQTLSEPGNGGVLVVDGDASVHTALVGDIIAGRGVSNGWAGVIVNGAVRDSAILRTLDIGIKALGTNPRKSTQTGSGEKNVPVSFGGVTFNPGETVYSDDDGVVVR
- a CDS encoding alpha/beta hydrolase family protein produces the protein MAEMTVTASALTIMLSRGEKVAGLRGDITIPLGYVRDVDVVADAFANIRGMRAPGLAVPGRVRIGTWRGGGLRTFAVAHRGVPALRVHTVGTAAGADFDRLIVTTPDATAVAQRVREALSAGRPEFTEREVTFESFDGTTLAGMLAVPSGGESGPVALVLGGSGEIDRDGDHPRMPIGVSRAIAHALARNGVASLRYDKRGVGASGGDYMTAGFGDNLADAAAAVEWLRTTGEFVRDAVAVIGHSEGACLAMSLGARDGGAPAAVVLLAGPAATGRAVLLWQLGKAVDGQPRAVRSILGLLRIDVQARQRKAFDKLAHSEGDVARLGTRKVNARWFREFLEFDPKPLLRENYSPVLAITGAKDIQVDPDDLAAIADLVPGNVDTVRVPDLTHLLRRDPNPPSLGVYRKLVREPVDAEVRSLVADWTAGHLRRV